In Tessaracoccus flavus, the following are encoded in one genomic region:
- a CDS encoding L-threonylcarbamoyladenylate synthase produces the protein MAQYFDVHPENPQPRTMAQAARLLEEGGLIAYPTDSCFALGCLLGNTEGLNRIRRIRHLDDKHHFTLVVDSFAKLGAYVEMDNWVFRAVKAATPGPYTFILKASREVPKAMQHPKKRTIGVRIPDHRTTLALLDAVGSPLLSSTLILPDHDDQLTDGWTIKEALDHQIDAVIDSGDAGSVPTTVVDLTGDEPEIVRLGAGDPGPFEV, from the coding sequence ATGGCGCAGTACTTCGACGTCCACCCCGAGAATCCGCAGCCGCGGACGATGGCGCAGGCCGCGCGCCTGCTCGAGGAGGGGGGCCTCATCGCCTACCCGACCGACTCCTGCTTCGCGCTGGGCTGCCTCCTTGGCAACACTGAGGGGCTGAACCGGATCCGGCGTATCCGCCACCTCGACGACAAGCACCACTTCACGCTGGTCGTGGATTCCTTCGCGAAGCTGGGAGCCTACGTCGAGATGGACAACTGGGTCTTCCGGGCCGTGAAGGCGGCCACCCCCGGTCCCTACACGTTCATTCTCAAAGCGTCTCGCGAAGTGCCGAAGGCGATGCAGCATCCGAAGAAACGAACGATCGGGGTCAGAATCCCCGATCACCGTACGACGCTGGCCCTCCTCGACGCCGTCGGCTCACCGCTGCTCTCGTCGACGCTGATTCTCCCTGACCACGATGACCAGCTCACCGACGGCTGGACCATCAAGGAGGCACTCGATCATCAGATCGACGCGGTCATCGATTCGGGCGACGCGGGCAGCGTGCCGACGACGGTCGTCGACCTGACGGGGGACGAGCCCGAGATCGTGCGGCTCGGTGCCGGGGACCCGGGGCCCTTCGAGGTCTAG
- a CDS encoding pyrophosphate--fructose-6-phosphate 1-phosphotransferase: protein MVKKVAILTAGGFAPCLSSAIGGLIERYTQVAPDVEIIAYRHGYQGLLKGDFLVVDETVRANAALLHKFGGSPVGNSRVKLTNAKDLVKRGLVNEGDNPLQVAADRLVADGVDVLHTIGGDDTNTTAADLAAYLAEHDYGLTVVGLPKTIDNDVIPIRQSLGAWTAAEQGAIFAQNIVAEHNSGSRMLIVHEVMGRHCGWLTAATAQKYREWLDTQEWLPEIGLSREAWDIHGVYVPEGVIDIAKEAERLHTIMDEVGNVTIFLSEGAGLDSIVAEMEAAGEEVPRDPFGHVKLDKVNPGAWFADKFAAKLDAEKVMIQKSGYFSRSAAANDADLALIKQCTDLAVDCALRGEPGVIGHDEENGDVLTAIAFDRIKGGKPFDINQQWYKDMLEAIGQEFPAAAEAH from the coding sequence ATGGTCAAGAAGGTAGCCATCCTCACGGCCGGCGGCTTCGCTCCCTGCCTTTCCTCGGCGATCGGTGGGCTCATCGAGCGCTACACGCAGGTTGCGCCCGACGTCGAGATCATTGCCTACCGTCACGGGTACCAGGGACTCCTCAAGGGCGACTTCCTCGTCGTCGACGAGACCGTGCGCGCGAACGCCGCCCTCCTCCACAAGTTCGGCGGGTCGCCCGTCGGCAACTCGCGCGTCAAGCTCACCAACGCGAAGGATCTCGTCAAGCGGGGCCTGGTGAACGAGGGCGACAACCCCCTGCAGGTTGCGGCCGACCGCCTCGTCGCGGACGGCGTCGACGTCCTGCACACCATCGGCGGTGACGACACGAACACCACCGCCGCCGATCTGGCCGCCTACCTCGCCGAGCACGACTACGGCCTCACCGTCGTCGGGCTGCCAAAGACCATCGACAACGACGTGATCCCGATCCGTCAGTCGCTGGGGGCCTGGACCGCGGCCGAGCAGGGAGCGATCTTCGCGCAGAACATCGTCGCCGAGCACAACTCCGGTTCGCGCATGCTGATCGTGCACGAGGTCATGGGCCGCCACTGCGGCTGGCTGACGGCGGCCACCGCCCAGAAGTACCGCGAATGGCTCGACACCCAGGAGTGGCTGCCGGAGATCGGCCTCAGCAGGGAGGCGTGGGACATCCACGGCGTGTACGTGCCGGAGGGCGTCATCGACATCGCCAAGGAGGCTGAGCGTCTCCACACGATCATGGACGAGGTCGGCAACGTCACGATCTTCCTCTCCGAGGGTGCGGGTCTCGACTCGATCGTCGCTGAGATGGAGGCCGCCGGCGAGGAGGTGCCGCGCGATCCGTTCGGCCACGTGAAGCTCGACAAGGTCAACCCGGGTGCGTGGTTCGCCGACAAGTTCGCGGCCAAGCTTGACGCGGAGAAGGTCATGATCCAGAAGTCCGGCTACTTCTCCCGCTCCGCCGCCGCCAACGACGCCGACCTGGCGCTCATCAAGCAGTGCACCGACCTCGCCGTCGACTGCGCGCTGCGCGGCGAGCCCGGCGTCATCGGCCACGACGAGGAGAACGGCGACGTGCTCACCGCGATTGCCTTCGACCGGATCAAGGGCGGTAAGCCGTTCGACATCAACCAGCAGTGGTACAAGGACATGCTCGAGGCGATCGGCCAGGAGTTCCCAGCCGCGGCCGAGGCCCACTGA
- a CDS encoding bifunctional nuclease family protein: protein MIGLEVLGIRLVSPDDPPVLLLREREGTRSLPIWIGHAEAAAIASALEGEEPERPMTHDLLATVLELLGGSGHVEITAMAEGIYDASLHVGDHQIMARPSDCTAVALRLDWPIYCTPALMDQVGVEVDAPAADEVEAFRAFLDSVNADDFEDE, encoded by the coding sequence ATGATCGGTCTCGAAGTCTTGGGGATCCGCCTGGTGTCGCCGGACGACCCGCCCGTCCTCCTCCTGCGGGAGCGGGAGGGCACGAGGAGCCTGCCAATCTGGATCGGGCACGCTGAGGCAGCCGCCATCGCGTCGGCGTTGGAGGGTGAGGAACCCGAGCGCCCGATGACCCACGACCTGCTCGCCACGGTACTGGAGCTCCTCGGTGGCTCCGGCCACGTCGAGATCACCGCGATGGCGGAGGGGATCTACGACGCGTCGCTCCACGTCGGCGACCATCAGATCATGGCTCGGCCGAGCGACTGCACCGCCGTTGCGCTGCGTCTGGACTGGCCCATCTACTGCACTCCAGCGCTCATGGATCAAGTAGGGGTTGAGGTTGACGCCCCCGCGGCGGACGAGGTGGAGGCGTTCAGGGCATTCCTCGACAGCGTCAACGCCGACGACTTCGAGGATGAATAA
- a CDS encoding amidohydrolase, translated as MKLTVTRARTPRDLYATGSDLIDVEVCDGVIAAIRPSGGQVAGRVLDADGATILPGLWDAHVHLAHHAMVASAIDVSGTDSAEATVAILEREAARRPGEILLGFGFRAGGWGDPPSASLLDAVTSQPIALISGDAHSFWANTAGLALAGFAGHPSGFLVEHEAFAAQVQLMDAAADHIDEAVRSVSLAAARRGVVGVVDMQMGWTIGAWRRRAATPPPLKVLAAIYPDDLDRAVTSGLRSGDRIAERVWVGPLKIIADGSLHSRTALCTDEYPDPLPHLPHGQANYDQSELERLLGVAAGHGLDVAVHAIGDLAVTRVLDAFAATGARGSVEHAQFVTPANISRFAHLGVAASAQPAHLLDDAGSLDDIWPGAGGQAFPLRSLLDAGATLRFGSDAPVAPLDPWLAMDAAVNRTHHPEQSITPGEAILASVRSSLAVGQPADLILVDAPTEALAEGRFGAVQVMATILDGAITFAN; from the coding sequence ATGAAGCTCACGGTGACGAGGGCCCGGACCCCTCGAGACCTCTACGCTACCGGCTCGGATCTCATCGACGTCGAAGTGTGTGACGGGGTGATCGCAGCGATCCGCCCGTCGGGAGGGCAGGTGGCCGGTCGAGTCCTCGACGCCGACGGCGCCACGATTCTGCCGGGACTCTGGGATGCCCACGTGCACCTCGCGCACCACGCGATGGTGGCCTCGGCTATCGACGTGTCGGGGACGGACAGCGCAGAGGCCACCGTCGCCATCCTGGAACGCGAGGCCGCCCGACGGCCGGGTGAGATTCTCCTCGGGTTCGGGTTCCGCGCGGGGGGCTGGGGCGACCCGCCGTCGGCGTCGCTCCTCGACGCCGTGACGAGCCAACCCATCGCCTTGATCTCGGGCGACGCGCACTCTTTCTGGGCCAACACCGCCGGTCTGGCGCTGGCAGGGTTTGCGGGCCACCCGAGCGGGTTCCTTGTCGAGCACGAGGCTTTCGCTGCCCAGGTGCAGCTCATGGACGCGGCGGCGGACCACATCGACGAGGCCGTTCGGAGCGTGTCCCTCGCCGCGGCACGGCGCGGCGTGGTGGGCGTCGTCGACATGCAGATGGGGTGGACCATCGGTGCCTGGCGGCGCCGCGCCGCCACTCCCCCACCCCTCAAGGTGCTGGCGGCGATCTACCCGGACGACCTCGATCGCGCCGTCACCTCCGGCCTGCGGAGCGGTGACCGGATCGCGGAGAGGGTGTGGGTCGGCCCGCTGAAGATCATCGCCGACGGCTCCCTCCACTCCCGGACGGCGCTCTGCACCGACGAGTACCCCGACCCCCTGCCCCACCTGCCGCACGGACAGGCCAACTATGACCAGAGCGAGCTGGAGCGACTGTTGGGCGTCGCGGCCGGCCACGGCCTTGACGTGGCCGTCCACGCCATCGGCGACCTCGCCGTCACCCGCGTCCTCGACGCCTTTGCGGCCACGGGTGCCCGAGGCAGCGTGGAGCACGCCCAGTTCGTCACCCCGGCGAACATCTCCCGGTTCGCGCACCTCGGCGTCGCGGCGAGCGCACAGCCGGCCCACCTGCTCGACGACGCTGGGTCGCTCGACGACATCTGGCCCGGCGCAGGCGGGCAGGCGTTCCCGTTGCGGTCCCTCCTCGACGCCGGCGCGACGCTGCGGTTCGGGTCCGACGCGCCCGTCGCCCCACTCGATCCGTGGCTGGCCATGGACGCCGCGGTCAACCGCACCCATCACCCGGAACAGTCGATCACCCCGGGCGAGGCCATCCTGGCGAGCGTCCGCTCGTCGCTGGCGGTCGGTCAGCCGGCCGACCTGATCCTGGTCGACGCTCCCACCGAAGCTCTGGCGGAGGGACGATTCGGTGCCGTCCAGGTCATGGCCACGATTCTCGACGGGGCGATCACGTTCGCGAACTAG
- a CDS encoding small basic family protein — MFAVLGLIAGIVVGLIVQPTLPPVLAPYLPIAIVAAFDAILGATRAYLDGIFSDRVFLVSFVSNVLIAGLIVFVGDQIGVGSQLSTGVVVVLGIRIFTNAAAIRRALLHA; from the coding sequence ATGTTTGCAGTACTGGGACTGATCGCGGGGATCGTGGTGGGGCTGATCGTGCAGCCGACGCTCCCACCGGTCCTGGCGCCCTACCTACCCATCGCGATCGTCGCCGCGTTCGACGCCATCCTGGGTGCGACGCGCGCCTACCTGGACGGAATCTTCTCCGACCGCGTCTTCCTCGTCTCGTTCGTCTCCAACGTCCTCATCGCGGGGTTGATCGTGTTCGTCGGGGATCAGATCGGGGTGGGGTCGCAGCTGTCGACCGGCGTCGTCGTCGTGCTCGGCATCCGTATCTTCACCAACGCCGCGGCCATCAGGAGGGCGCTGCTGCATGCCTGA
- a CDS encoding aldo/keto reductase, with protein sequence MNLQRRIGQHQVSPIGLGAMPLSMGGNQKPSEEQAIATVHAALDAGVTLIDTADIYAPSWDSMGHNERIVAKALRSYDGDTSRVRVATKAGITRGEGESWGRDSSPEYLRRRLEEALSTLGVDRLDLFYLHRPDRSRVYSTVMETFGTLKAEGLISEIGISNANVEEIRIAIDVLGEGELAAVQNEFSPKFNHTSKPELDFCAEHGIAFLPWSPLGGTGGAAKQLDSKYPVIARIAAERGVSPQQVTLAWELSLGSHVIPIPGASRPESITDSAKAMRLELSDEETQEISEAVL encoded by the coding sequence ATGAATCTTCAGCGACGCATCGGACAGCACCAGGTATCTCCCATCGGACTCGGGGCCATGCCGTTGTCCATGGGCGGCAACCAGAAGCCGAGCGAGGAGCAGGCCATCGCCACCGTTCACGCGGCACTGGATGCGGGCGTGACCCTCATCGACACCGCCGACATCTACGCACCGTCCTGGGACTCCATGGGGCACAACGAGCGCATTGTCGCCAAGGCGCTTCGGAGCTACGACGGTGACACGTCCCGCGTGCGCGTGGCGACGAAGGCGGGGATCACCCGGGGCGAGGGGGAGTCGTGGGGCAGGGACTCGTCACCGGAGTACCTACGCCGGCGGTTGGAGGAAGCGCTCAGCACCCTGGGCGTCGATCGTCTCGATCTGTTCTACCTGCATCGCCCCGATCGTTCCCGTGTGTACTCGACCGTCATGGAGACGTTCGGAACCTTAAAGGCGGAGGGCCTGATCTCAGAGATCGGAATCTCGAACGCCAACGTCGAGGAGATCCGGATCGCGATCGACGTGCTGGGGGAGGGGGAGCTCGCCGCGGTCCAGAACGAGTTCTCACCGAAGTTCAACCACACCAGCAAGCCGGAGCTCGACTTCTGCGCCGAGCACGGGATTGCCTTCCTGCCGTGGTCGCCGCTGGGCGGCACCGGCGGCGCGGCCAAGCAGCTCGACTCGAAGTACCCCGTCATCGCCCGGATCGCGGCTGAGCGCGGGGTCAGCCCCCAGCAGGTGACGCTCGCCTGGGAGCTGTCGCTGGGCAGCCACGTCATCCCGATCCCGGGCGCCTCCCGCCCCGAGTCGATCACCGATTCAGCCAAGGCCATGAGGCTCGAGCTATCGGACGAGGAGACGCAGGAGATCTCCGAGGCGGTGTTGTAG
- a CDS encoding MerR family transcriptional regulator, protein MSGPARTIGRVLEMIRPEFPDISVSKLRYLEAEGLISPDRQQPSGYRRFSQRDVDRLLYVLRAQRDRYLPLKVIREELEALDRGEQPATLVSEPDDAPAKEPRPQPRAASTQGLMTRRQVLTESGLGEAALIQLERLKIIQPRRGSQLYGREAVALADAAKKLAGYGVDLRQFRVLHQAAATEAALVEQALEPYRRRSGPPPEVMADLYRIVLQAHAALLHGQIH, encoded by the coding sequence ATGTCCGGCCCGGCACGCACCATCGGCCGCGTGCTGGAGATGATCCGCCCCGAGTTCCCCGACATCTCCGTCTCAAAGCTGAGGTACCTGGAGGCCGAGGGACTCATCTCACCCGACCGACAACAACCCTCCGGGTACCGGCGGTTCAGCCAGCGCGACGTCGACCGCCTGCTCTACGTGTTGCGTGCCCAGCGCGACCGCTACCTCCCCCTCAAGGTGATCCGCGAGGAGCTCGAGGCCCTGGATCGGGGGGAGCAGCCCGCAACGCTCGTCTCGGAGCCGGACGACGCCCCCGCCAAGGAACCCCGACCACAGCCGAGGGCGGCCAGCACGCAGGGCCTGATGACGAGGCGCCAGGTGCTGACGGAATCGGGGCTGGGCGAGGCGGCCCTCATCCAGTTGGAGCGGCTGAAGATCATTCAGCCCCGGCGCGGCTCTCAGCTGTACGGGCGCGAGGCCGTGGCGTTGGCGGATGCGGCGAAGAAGTTGGCCGGCTACGGTGTCGATCTCAGGCAATTCCGAGTCCTCCATCAGGCGGCAGCAACGGAGGCCGCTCTCGTCGAGCAGGCTCTGGAACCCTACCGCCGACGGTCCGGGCCTCCTCCGGAAGTGATGGCAGACCTGTACCGGATTGTGCTGCAGGCTCACGCGGCGCTGCTGCACGGCCAGATCCACTGA
- a CDS encoding TadE/TadG family type IV pilus assembly protein — MRWDQRGLSVSVEAAVIIPVLLLFVGLVITSARVAIAEQHVGAAAAAGARAASLERTVGPAREAATTAAGRVLAQHGTPCRHTAVVVDSSGVARGLGERAAVGVTVQCSVDLSDVSLPGVPGTITVAASRNSPVDPLRGR, encoded by the coding sequence GTGAGGTGGGACCAGAGGGGGCTCTCGGTCTCCGTCGAGGCCGCCGTCATCATTCCCGTGCTGCTGCTCTTCGTCGGCCTGGTGATCACGTCCGCGCGGGTTGCCATCGCCGAGCAACACGTGGGTGCGGCGGCTGCAGCGGGTGCGCGCGCGGCGTCGTTGGAGCGGACGGTTGGACCGGCCCGTGAAGCGGCCACCACGGCCGCGGGCCGTGTGCTGGCGCAGCACGGCACCCCCTGTCGACACACGGCCGTCGTCGTGGACTCCTCAGGGGTTGCCAGGGGACTCGGTGAACGGGCCGCGGTGGGGGTCACCGTCCAGTGCAGCGTCGATCTCTCTGACGTCTCACTGCCCGGTGTTCCGGGGACGATCACCGTAGCTGCCAGCCGCAACTCCCCGGTGGACCCGTTGCGCGGCCGATAG
- a CDS encoding FHA domain-containing protein, protein MKCRKCGTDSPAEARFCSACGSPLTDPTGDTTTMIPVATEERGSVELTDQEREAAKALAEGNALLVVNRGTGDSSRFLIDSDITTVGRHPESDIFLDDITVSRNHAKFVRSGGKLYLEDLGSLNGTYVNRTLLDGRTVLREGDEIQIGKYRATISLSEPGLS, encoded by the coding sequence ATGAAGTGCCGCAAGTGTGGAACTGACAGCCCGGCAGAGGCGCGCTTCTGCAGCGCCTGCGGCAGCCCTCTGACCGACCCCACCGGTGACACCACGACGATGATTCCAGTGGCCACCGAGGAGCGCGGATCGGTCGAGCTCACGGACCAGGAACGCGAGGCCGCGAAGGCGCTCGCCGAGGGCAACGCGCTGCTGGTCGTGAACCGCGGGACCGGCGACTCCAGCCGGTTCCTCATCGACTCCGACATCACCACTGTGGGTCGCCACCCGGAGTCCGACATCTTCCTCGACGACATCACGGTGTCGCGCAACCACGCCAAGTTCGTGCGCAGCGGCGGCAAGCTCTACCTGGAGGATCTCGGCAGCCTGAACGGGACCTACGTCAACCGGACGCTACTCGACGGTCGCACCGTCCTCCGCGAGGGTGACGAGATCCAGATCGGCAAGTATCGCGCCACCATCTCGCTCAGCGAGCCTGGTTTGAGCTGA
- a CDS encoding YihY/virulence factor BrkB family protein gives MKTILDRVVNNSVVAHILAALDRYNKRLGPQFAAAATYFTILSLVPILMLSFAALGLTLTVLRPELLDQIQDAVVGQLGDGDLAQKITTVIENALNNWRGIVGFALLTATYSGSNWVGNLKRAVRVMWYDKFSDASEKKNFFLELAINLAIFLGVLLCVILGVGVAQVGNAFSRQVVEFLGWEDVPGIGFLWGALTVGLTFLVSWILFAFLFTVLPQKRVRLKAWLIGTLIGAFVVTIIQSLAGRIMRLFSNNPAAQVFGPTIIVMLLFNILATLILMTAAWVGTDGTWRAERTAKLADKQPGGLDDSGLDPDEELELVGRRASRRWAAAKSLDDLRRADAVVEPSTTRYVREDVAARTVGAGLTVGYSMGAATGLGLGALLTAAIGVVARALRKNNARP, from the coding sequence GTGAAGACCATCCTCGACAGAGTCGTGAACAACTCTGTCGTCGCCCACATCCTCGCCGCCCTCGACCGCTACAACAAGCGCCTCGGCCCGCAGTTCGCCGCTGCCGCCACCTACTTCACCATCTTGTCGCTCGTGCCGATCCTCATGCTGAGCTTCGCCGCGTTGGGGTTGACCCTCACGGTCCTGAGGCCGGAGCTCCTCGACCAGATCCAGGACGCCGTCGTCGGGCAGTTGGGCGACGGCGATCTGGCACAGAAGATCACCACGGTCATCGAGAACGCGCTGAACAACTGGCGTGGGATCGTGGGCTTCGCGCTGCTGACCGCCACCTATTCCGGGTCCAACTGGGTGGGCAACCTCAAACGCGCCGTCCGGGTGATGTGGTACGACAAGTTCTCCGACGCGTCCGAGAAGAAGAATTTCTTCCTGGAGCTCGCAATCAACCTGGCGATCTTCCTCGGCGTGCTGCTGTGCGTCATCCTGGGCGTCGGTGTGGCGCAGGTGGGCAACGCATTCAGCCGGCAGGTGGTCGAGTTCCTCGGCTGGGAGGACGTCCCCGGGATCGGATTCCTGTGGGGCGCACTCACGGTCGGGCTGACCTTCCTGGTCAGCTGGATTCTCTTCGCGTTCCTGTTCACGGTGTTGCCGCAGAAGCGGGTGAGGCTCAAGGCCTGGCTGATCGGCACGCTGATCGGAGCCTTCGTCGTGACGATCATCCAGTCGCTGGCGGGCCGGATCATGCGTCTGTTCTCCAACAACCCGGCCGCGCAGGTCTTCGGGCCAACCATCATCGTCATGCTGTTGTTCAACATCCTCGCCACGTTGATCCTCATGACCGCGGCGTGGGTGGGGACCGACGGGACCTGGCGGGCGGAGCGCACTGCGAAGCTTGCCGACAAGCAGCCGGGTGGGCTCGACGACTCCGGCCTGGACCCTGACGAGGAACTCGAGCTCGTCGGCCGGCGCGCGAGCCGACGCTGGGCCGCCGCGAAGAGCCTTGACGACCTGCGACGGGCTGACGCTGTGGTCGAACCGAGCACCACGCGCTACGTCCGTGAGGACGTCGCGGCCCGGACTGTGGGGGCCGGCCTCACGGTCGGCTACTCGATGGGGGCGGCCACCGGGCTGGGCCTGGGGGCCCTCCTGACCGCCGCGATCGGCGTCGTCGCCAGGGCACTGCGCAAGAACAATGCCCGCCCCTGA
- a CDS encoding DUF881 domain-containing protein → MPDQDTPRRASEQPQRSLLRDFLRPSKGQAVVGLVLFLTALSVVLTLRAQSAQPEFTNVRQADLIQLLDNVTSETRRLEDEVRELELARTELLSGADRDQAAREEAARRLEQAQIIAGTVPVAGPGVRIEIADPEGRISAELLLDAVEELRDAGAEVIEVNDAVRLVMGSWFGTDDTGAITVDGVVISAPYVLEAIGDAATLEAGARFRGGLVSEVEGERVGGSVTIEQLPEIAVDTVVSPEVNEFARPR, encoded by the coding sequence ATGCCTGACCAGGACACGCCGCGTCGTGCGAGCGAGCAACCCCAGCGCAGTCTGCTGCGGGACTTTCTGCGACCCAGCAAGGGGCAGGCCGTCGTCGGCCTGGTCCTGTTTCTGACGGCGCTGTCGGTGGTGCTGACGCTGCGCGCCCAGTCGGCGCAGCCGGAGTTCACCAACGTGCGGCAAGCCGACCTCATCCAGCTCCTCGACAACGTCACGTCGGAGACTCGCCGACTCGAGGACGAGGTGCGTGAACTGGAACTGGCCCGGACCGAACTGCTCAGCGGCGCCGACCGCGACCAAGCAGCCCGCGAGGAAGCAGCCAGGCGCCTCGAGCAGGCCCAGATCATCGCCGGCACGGTGCCGGTGGCCGGGCCCGGTGTCCGCATCGAGATCGCCGATCCGGAGGGACGGATCAGCGCGGAACTCCTGTTGGATGCGGTCGAGGAGTTGCGCGACGCGGGTGCCGAAGTTATCGAGGTCAACGACGCTGTCCGGCTGGTGATGGGCTCCTGGTTCGGCACGGACGACACCGGCGCCATCACGGTCGACGGCGTCGTGATCAGCGCACCCTACGTCCTGGAGGCCATCGGGGACGCCGCCACCCTCGAGGCGGGCGCGAGGTTCCGCGGTGGGCTGGTGAGCGAGGTCGAGGGGGAGCGCGTCGGCGGCAGTGTCACGATCGAACAGCTTCCCGAGATCGCCGTGGACACCGTGGTGTCGCCGGAAGTGAACGAGTTCGCCCGCCCCCGTTAA
- a CDS encoding MerR family transcriptional regulator produces the protein MIEKPEVLQDLLFDGEFTPVPSDTGYRGPIAHRVAGITYRQLDYWARTGLVVPSIRNAEGSGTQRLYSFRDILLLRVVKRFLDVGISLQQIRVAIDHLRARGIDDLTELTLVSDGFSVYEVTSANELFDLSRGGQGMFMISVSSVWRELEGTLASLPGERTADEAPAEDPSDELAARRRARVG, from the coding sequence GTGATCGAGAAGCCTGAGGTTCTCCAGGACCTGCTGTTCGACGGCGAGTTCACGCCGGTCCCCAGCGACACCGGCTACCGCGGCCCCATCGCCCACCGTGTGGCGGGCATCACATACCGCCAGTTGGACTACTGGGCGCGCACCGGACTCGTGGTGCCCTCGATCCGCAACGCCGAAGGCTCCGGCACCCAGCGCCTGTACTCCTTCCGCGACATCCTGCTTCTCCGCGTGGTCAAGCGGTTCCTCGACGTCGGGATCTCGCTGCAGCAGATCCGCGTGGCGATCGACCACCTCCGCGCGCGCGGCATCGACGACCTCACCGAACTGACGCTGGTCAGCGATGGATTCAGTGTCTACGAGGTCACGTCGGCCAACGAGCTGTTCGACCTGAGCCGAGGCGGGCAGGGCATGTTCATGATCTCGGTCAGCAGCGTCTGGCGCGAACTCGAGGGGACGCTGGCGTCCCTCCCAGGCGAACGGACCGCCGACGAAGCTCCCGCCGAGGATCCCTCGGACGAACTGGCCGCTCGTCGACGCGCCAGGGTCGGCTGA
- a CDS encoding PIG-L deacetylase family protein — protein sequence MAPDIQPLSDDQFQRILIVVAHPDDVEYGMSACVHKWVARGATVAYLLLTSGEAGMQRPPAEVGPLRAAEQREACRRVGVDDLTILDHPDGVLEYSLALRRDVARRIREFRPDTVATSAFDVEVGWGLNQADHRVAGLVALDACRDADNTWVFPELAEEGLEKWGTRRFLVFGDPNPSHGVVLTREDVDAGIASLTAHEAYLADLPGHPAPEQFLTEGLSAQGEAMGVEFAALFRVHELAGPA from the coding sequence ATGGCCCCAGACATCCAGCCCCTCTCCGACGACCAGTTCCAGCGCATCCTCATCGTCGTCGCCCATCCCGACGACGTCGAGTACGGCATGTCCGCCTGCGTTCACAAGTGGGTAGCACGCGGCGCGACGGTGGCGTACCTCCTCCTCACATCCGGCGAGGCCGGCATGCAGCGACCTCCGGCCGAGGTGGGCCCCCTGCGCGCGGCGGAGCAGCGTGAGGCCTGCCGACGCGTGGGCGTCGACGACCTGACCATCCTCGACCACCCCGACGGCGTCCTGGAATACTCCCTCGCGCTCCGCAGGGACGTCGCCCGCCGCATCCGCGAGTTCCGGCCGGACACCGTCGCCACGTCAGCCTTCGACGTCGAGGTGGGGTGGGGCCTCAACCAGGCCGACCACCGGGTGGCGGGCCTGGTCGCCCTCGACGCGTGTCGGGATGCCGACAACACGTGGGTCTTCCCCGAGCTGGCCGAGGAGGGCCTGGAGAAGTGGGGAACCCGCCGCTTCCTCGTCTTCGGCGATCCCAACCCCAGCCATGGCGTCGTCCTGACGCGGGAGGACGTGGACGCCGGGATCGCCTCGCTGACTGCCCACGAGGCCTACCTCGCCGACCTCCCCGGCCATCCCGCCCCGGAGCAGTTCCTCACTGAAGGCTTGAGCGCCCAGGGTGAGGCGATGGGCGTGGAGTTCGCGGCGCTCTTCCGCGTCCATGAGCTCGCCGGCCCCGCCTGA
- a CDS encoding DUF937 domain-containing protein → MYDYNELLNSLPIDQLASRVGESPAEVESAVRNALPTLLMGMGANAQDPAGEASLRSALSQHDPSLVQGGVDLGRVDPEDGRKITHHIFGSNEDQVINQLGGLGGGNALIQKLLPILAPIVMSWLAGKLMGRDEAQSQTQQAPGGGGLGDILGQILGGGQAAPQQQAPRAQQPKFRTPDFSDQGGAEPQMRMPEPDAPRAQPRQDQQAADNPLGGGVLGQILGGLLGGGRR, encoded by the coding sequence GTGTACGACTACAACGAACTCCTCAACAGCCTTCCGATCGATCAGCTCGCCTCTCGGGTGGGCGAAAGCCCGGCGGAGGTCGAAAGCGCCGTGCGCAACGCCCTGCCCACCCTCCTCATGGGAATGGGCGCGAACGCCCAGGACCCGGCGGGTGAGGCATCACTGCGCAGTGCGCTCAGCCAGCACGACCCCAGCCTGGTGCAGGGTGGCGTCGACCTCGGCAGGGTCGACCCCGAGGATGGCCGCAAGATCACGCACCACATCTTCGGATCCAACGAGGACCAGGTCATCAACCAGCTGGGAGGACTCGGCGGCGGGAACGCGCTCATTCAGAAGCTCCTGCCCATCCTGGCCCCCATCGTGATGTCATGGCTGGCCGGCAAGCTCATGGGACGAGATGAGGCACAGTCCCAGACGCAGCAGGCTCCCGGTGGTGGCGGTCTGGGCGACATCCTGGGCCAGATCCTGGGCGGCGGGCAGGCCGCGCCCCAGCAGCAGGCGCCCCGGGCTCAGCAGCCGAAGTTCCGCACGCCCGACTTCAGCGATCAGGGGGGCGCTGAGCCCCAGATGCGGATGCCAGAGCCGGACGCGCCGCGAGCCCAACCCCGCCAGGACCAACAGGCCGCCGACAACCCGCTCGGCGGCGGTGTCCTGGGTCAGATCCTCGGCGGACTCCTCGGCGGCGGACGCCGCTGA